The nucleotide sequence GTTcgactaaataaaaaaaacacttacGAAATCGAAACACGTCGCCCGGTTCTCTGATTCAAACGGCAAACCTCGATTATCGTTTCTTGCTTGTAATCTTGCACTGAGATTTTTCTTTCTTGCTTCCTGGATCGATTAACGtggtgctctgataccactgttggtaATCGAACATGCGAATCACAGGTTTGAatataaaagaattgagaatcgaGAATAATAAACTTGCTTGTATTGAATGAAAAGTGATGATTACAATTGACATACATGAACCCTATATATACTATACGAATAGATGCGATTGTAGAGACGTATCTCTTCACGAACGGTTGCGACTCTTGAACTTGTGGTTGAGATTGATCTTGAAGAGGTGTGTCTCCTTGAAACATCGTGTCTCTTGCTTCCTCTCTTGTTGGCGCTGATTCCGAACAGGTATGTCTCCAGGAGAGGCGTCCCTTGATTAAGTGTAGGTTACAATCTTTCAAAGTGTCGCATCTAGTCCTCGTACTTTCTAACTAATCTAATTACTACATAAACTAACTAACTACTAATTACAGAACGACCCCTATGCCTATATTTAGTTTAAAACACCAATAGTCCGGAGGAGATCTAAAGTCGGGGGACTAAATTAGTGAAGTAATAATTAAATAACTTTAACTGTTATTTGAGTATCTTAGTATTCGATACTATTAGTGTCTAATTGTTTAGAGATAAGTATGAGTAAGGATAGGAGTTCTAGTAGAATTAGATTGTTTTTAGTATTTATATATTTCTTGAGTCTTGTAGTTATATTTATTCACACAAAAATAATAGAAAGAATTTGCGAATTTCGTTTGTATTCATCTCTCTGATCTTGTACCCAGATTCAACATGTAACAGAGCAAGCTTACCCACTGAGGACCATGGATGATGCAACTAACAGTTTTCAACTCTTTAAACGACGGATTCATCTGTTTCAATCTCCCGTTCTTTCTCCATCCTCTTACCTCTGTTATAAGAGAAAAAAAGATATAAGAAACTCTCCATTTGCAGATTagattttaataaaaacacaaaaattaGCTTGAAAATATCGAGGGTCATACCAGTGTAGTCAATGTTATCACCAACTAAAACTCTAAACCAGTCACGAGTCAATCTACCAACCTCCATTAACTCAAAGAAATCCTGCCGACAAAGATAGTATGCTCCCGTGCTTAGTTGAAATCCAGGCAAATCTCCTCTTAAAATTTCTACCCCTCCCATGTTATTTTCCATGGTTTCCTTATCGGAATACACAAGGCTCACACCACATTCATGCACCTCCAATCCACTAATCACAACAATAGAGACATGAACAGTGTTTCCATAGTCCAATGTGTTTCCAATTGGCCAATAGCTTAACCATATACCTACTTCACCAAATTCCGGTTTGCCAAAGACTTTAGGGCTGTACATTAAATCAACAACACCATTCGTGGTACTGACTTTACAAAACCATGCCCAATCAACACCTGATACTGAATACTTGAAAGTTACATTAATTCCTTTGAGCCTCTTATTTTTAGGACACGAAGGTACATCAAAGGACAAAGAAGATGATTCTGACATATACTTAGGTGTCATCCTTGGGTCATTTATATTTGGCAGAGATGTACTCATAATATTAAATTCGTACAACATCTGTGCCACGCAAACAAAAGGGATCAATCACTTTTTATGATTAGTTAGCAGATAGAATATTGACAAAAGTATTTCAGAGAGAAGCAACAAACCTGGATATGCCAACTTCTGCCTACCGTGAGCTCATCATCACCAACAAGGCACACTTGATAATTCTGATATTCTTTTAGCCACCGCATGTGTCCCAAATCAGTTTCATCTAATTTAGCTAAGGGCACCAATTTGACATAGTCTTCAatttcatacaagttaacacaGCCTTCGTAACCAAGCTCTTGCAAAGGGAATCGATGTGATTGGAAAGTTATTTTCTCTAGTGACTCACAGTAATATATATACAATTCTGCAAGTGTACTAGGGAAGCATAGAAGGCATTTGAGTCTAGAGCAAAAACTCAGGTCAAGAACCCGAAGGTTTTCAAGGTGATTATAGCAAGGCAAGGACTCTAAAAGACTGTTGCATAAATTCAAGTATTGCAAATAAGGTTGAACATTGAAACTCAAAGGAAAAGAGTGTGTACATTCAAGACTGCAATCTTTGAGGAATAGCTGATGCAATGAAAATGGTAAGGAAAAAGTAGGCTGTTTTTTAACAACTCCACCAGAAGAAGTTTCTAACAGATTTATTTGCTCCCTATTGAACAGGTTTTTACACCCTGTCATGTTCAATGATGTAAGACTTGTAAGGTCTCCGATGGATTTACAAACATTAACCAAACTGTAACAGTTCCAAAGAACTAATGTCTCGAGACAGGGGACATTGAAGAAGTTGCTGATCTCAGCTAGATTGTGTGAGTCTTTAAGATTTAGAATCTGCAATGACTGAAGAACCTGTCACATAAGTTGTAAATGTTGGTTTAGGTCCCTTCAAACACACACTCAAAGCACACACAATTCACCACACTTACTGTTTATTGAAATTCAAAAGATTTACACGAGAGATAATTATAAAACTGAACTAAGACTTGCTtaaatagcaaaaaaaaaaaaaaaaaaaaaaaaaaaaacacacacacacacacacacttaaacaACCCACGTAAAAGACTACTTGACTTATTCCTTGATCTCCTGCATACTCTCATATTTGATCGGTGAAGTCATCTTCAGCTCACACGTTCACATCGCATAAAACTCGGTTGATACTAGACCAATTGAGTACCCGTgacccgttagttgtttaatgacctgacccgttagttgtttaatgacctgactttgacttgtactcgACCCGAAACATCAAGATTCTACCTAACAATGGTTTCAAATCAAGAAGCAAAAAAAGAAGATATTGGATATACTACCGTAGGGGGTTCAAATACTTCCAAGTTGCTATAGCTCATATCAATAGCCACCAAGTTTCCAATGTATAAGTCGAAGGGTATGGTTCTTAAATGGAATCCGTGCCAACATAACCATCTTAAATTTTCGGAAACATATTCATAGGATCCACTGAGTTCCGCAAAATTTAGAAGGAGCAATTTTAGTATTTCCATATTTTTCAGTGCGTCTGTTCTCAATTCTGATGACTGCACATTTAACATAAAAAAAGTTATCAAGGACATGACATTGTATCCCCGAGGACATGTTTAAGGACCAAATCCCTTCCCTTGTTTATCCCCACAAGATTTTTCTAGTAAGTGCATGTGCCACTTATTTAACATTCAACATATTATAACAAATCAATAAATAAGCTACAAGAACTTGAAATACATCTCCTTTTTATACTTTTCTATCAGatataaaatccaaaaaaataaaatttagaaATTAAAAGCCAAAATTAAAGTTGTACATATTCTATATTACCTTGAATGCAAAATCTTCTTTCTGCAGCATTTTCATATCAAGTATCAAACCCTCTATCGTTTCGGAACCCTAAAAGAAAAAAATACCAGATTATAGAAAGTTAGATGAAAGTGGAGAGCGTAGAAGTGAAAGTAGTCTTATACATACGAATACGAAGCAACTTACCTTTCCTTTGCTTAGTATCTTATAAGAGTCACTACTAAGCCATACTCTACTACGCTTTGTTGGAAATTTTGGTGACTCTTGACGAACGATACTTTTTGCCATCTCTTGAAGCAATCTATGCATCATGAGTTTTTTCTTTGGTGAAACAGAAAGAAGACATTTCTCAAGTAGGGTTTCAATGCCAGATCGTGCTGCGTAATCAGGCTCCAATATCTTTACTGCATAATCAATGTCTATGCCAATAAAAAAACAAGCGATATGCAAAAACAACTCTTTAACGGTATTATTTGACAATGACAGGTAGCTTCTCATGAGCACACTTTGAATTCGAGAATCCATATCTATTTCCAATAACCTCAACTGACTTGGCATTATCATATCCGCATTGTACTTGAACGTGGATGATCCCAATACTTCAAGAGCAAGTGGATTTCCTTCACAATATTTTACTACCTGGTCATATCCCTCATGGTGGATTTCAGATGGAAGTGCATGACGACAAAAAAGCTCCATCGATTCATCATAATTCAATAATTTCATTTCATACTTTTGAAACCTCCAATATGGAAAGTCAAACCAGTTATCTATATTTTCCCTTGTTGTAATTATAATCTTGCTTTGTGAATTAATCTTCCCTGTTCCAAGTAAAGAAACTAACTGACTCCGTTCAACAATGTCATCAAGAACAATAAGCGTTTTATTCATTTGCAAGACTTCCTCAATCATACACATACCTCGAGAAATGCCAGGTATTTTTCTCTTTTTCGCACCTACAATATCTTTATGAAGTTGTTTCTGTAGTTCCAGTAAATCATTATATGTTTTACATCTACTACCAATGTCTTCAACAAAACTCACATATTCAAAATTTTTCTGGTGTAAATTGTATATATATTTGGCCAGTGTTGTCTTGCCGCTTCCACCCATACCATAAATTGCCAGAAATTCAAGATCGCACTGATCTAACCAGGAACTGATCTCCTTATAACGAGAGGACATTCCTGTTAAATTGAGTGGAAGATGAACTTCTTTCTTATCTAACCAATTGTAAATTGTATCAACAATTTCCTTTAAGGTCCTTGTTTCAGGCCTGCAAGAACATTAGAAAATGAAGTTGCTCATGGGATGACATTTAGAGATTCTTAATATTCTGATTATACATATTTTTATGATCACAAGTTTATTCTCTGGTAAAATTTATGCCAATAACATCATTTTCATTAGCTTTTTGATCAAATTACCTTTCTACTtgcttttacaaaaaaaaaaaagtaaatatatACTTTTTGTCAAATCATTGAGCTGAGCTATGGCTTTGCGGggttgttcatgagccgagctcggctcgattataaaccgagctggctcggctcggctcggatttgaaactGAGCtaaaaatctaagctcgggctcggcttggttttaaaccgagttggctcggctcggcttggtttggctcgatttaaaaataaaaattaatacatagctctcaaaattcagtattctaaaatattattaaatacttcaaaagaacatattgaaaataagttcaacctaatacattaAAAGCCAAAATCACGTttaacaacgcaaaataagttttatatttcaaATAGATACAATATTTGTTCATTAGCACGACAATGAACCTTTAAATATGTCATAGATATTAAACTAGAAGtctaaatacatgtaaataataatcactttttttttgtaatatattatatgtatataaaaataaaatatattataagtaaaataattcgagctaagccAAGCCGAGCTACCAAGCAAGCCAAACTGAGCCAATTTGGCTCGTCAGAGCCGAGctgagctaggctcactttctacccgagccgagccggctcggctcactttcaaaccgagccatatcgagcgagctttttctgAGCTAAATACGAGTAAGCTtcgagccgcgagctttttggaTAGCCCTATTTGTAGTAGACGCCAAAGCTTGGGTGGAAGTTAAAATGAACAATCATCAACAGCCATTAAATTAGGAGTGACAAAGAACCATACCCGGAAAGAGTGAAGCCGGACAAATTAGCAACCTCCCTGAGAGCTGTCTTCCATCTGTCTTGTTCTACCGCGAAACTTCCTTTTTGTTTTCTAACATCTCTAGGATTAACATGATAAAAAATAGGTAGAACAAAATGACTGAACACCCTCCTCTGTTCAAGTATAAGCACAAGCTCCTCAAGACACCAAGTGGAAGTTGCGTAATTCTCTGATAATACAACTATTGACGCCCTAGATGCTTTGATTGCTTTCTCAATTTCAGGTTTTAGTTCTTCACCTCTGCTAATTTCTTCTTCATCCCTAAAAGTACAAATTCCTGCTCGCTTTAATCTATCATATAGATGATCTGTAAAAGAATGTCGAGTATCTTCGCCTCTAAAGCTTAGAAACACATCATAATTGCTAGCAATAGCGTCAGGAGAAGCCATAACAGTAGAGGAGGAACTGGATGCCATTGAATGCGAGGAATCGAGGATTGAAATTGAGAGGTGCAGGGACGAATGGGCCTGGTCTTCTTGTATTACCAAAAAACGGCTAAAGAACAATAAGCAATTTTTAATTACCAAGATTCCTTACGGAGGCCATCACGCACCTACCTCTTGGACGATGACATTTAAAAGGACTTGATCAACGGTCAAACAATAGTTTTTCTATTTAACGGAGGCCATCACGCACCTACCTCTTGTACCTGGCTACCTGCTACCTCTTTGTTTAGTTGGCATTTCACATTTAAAAGTTGTTTATATTTAATAATTTTCAAGAAAAGTAAACTAGAAGTGTGGTCAGGACGAGGGACGCTCCACATCtatgaaaaaaaataatactgaattttatatatttctttcttaaattacatatttttcCTTATATATTTCTTTCTTAAATAACATATTTTCCTCTTAAATTATATGGGGTTTGTTGGGACTAATCTTGTCATAACTCAAAAGTTGGAGGGTCCTaaatggtttattttatttttggtggaaaattaattatttatatgatagttttattttattattatttaggtTTCCTAATTCTAGTTTAGGTATGTTTCTTGGGCATCAAggttgtttagtataaataggggttATATTTTTAGAGTTTATGTACCTTCAATCTTAATCAAAGTATTCTTTCTTGTTAAATTTTTTGTTGATTATATTGAAGAAGACCTGatttccaacaattggtatcagagcggaTCATCAATTTAGAAGACTTGTTATTATCGATCAGATTGTCAACCAATTGAAGGTTCAATTGAGTATTTGACGGCATCGGGAGATCGAGTAAAAGCATCGGCAAATTAATTCAAAACGGTGAATCGGAATCTGAGGTTTGAATTGGTTTTAGTTTGAAGTCATTATTGTTCAATTAATAAACTAAGGACAAGGGACTTTTTATTGGGATTCTAAAAGTGAAAGTCACTAAAAGAAAGTATTTTATTGTTTCTGTTGTTTTTCGAACAAAGAAAAAAACGAAAGTAAAGTTTActcttttgatttttttaacaacaaaggTTTGGTTTTTAAGCGAGTATGGATCAATCGAGTAATCAGGAATTGGTTGCCGTTAAAGATAACAACACTATGTCTCTTCAATGTCCGGTGTTATCTTCAACAAACTATACGGTGTGGGCTATGAGGATGAGGGTTATTTTCAATGTTCACGGGGTGTGGGAACAAATCGAACTGGGAACGGGTGTGGATGCCAAGAAGAATAATATTGAAATCGCTTTCATGTTTCAAGCTATACTGGAAGAGCAGATATTGCAAGTTGGAAATCTCAAAACAGCAAAGGAGATGTGGGATGTTCTAAAGACCCGCCATTTGGGTGCAGATTGGATCAGAGAGGCAAGACTGCAGACTTTAATGGCGGAGTTTGAAAATCTAAATATGAAGGATCAAAGTGCCATAGACGAGTTTGCTAATAAGTTGTCAGGGTATGCCTCTAGCGCCGCCTGACTTGGCTCAGTTATAGAAGAAACCAAGTTAGTCAAGAAGTTTCTCAACGGATTGCCGAAGCGGTTCATTCATATGGTGGCTTCAATAGAACAGGTGGTGGATTTGAAGACCATCGGCTATGACGATATCGTGGGTCGGCTTAAAGCTTATGAAGAAAAGATCAGAGATGAGGAGGAGACTCAATCCGGTAATCTAAACCaacttttgttttcaaaatcGGATAAAAAAGCAAAGGAAAAGGAGCACAGATGTGAGCAATGCGGTTGTGGAAACTCGAATCGAGAAGATCTTGGACGAGGTCGAGGCCGAGGTAGAGGTCCGGGGTCCGGTAGAGATCGAGGAGATGGTCGAGTACAACGGGACAAGAGCCACGTCAGGTGTTACAAATGTAATGAGTTCGGGCATTACATATCAGAGTGTCCAAGGTGGGAGAAAAAGGAAGAGGTGAACTGGACCCGATATGGACAAAATTAGAGGGGTGATTGTTGGGACTAATCTTGTCATAACTCAAAAGCTGGAGGATCCTAAGTGGTTTAGTTTATTTTTGGTGGAAGATTAATTATTTATggtagttttattttattattatttaggtTTCCTAATTCTAGTTTAGGTATGTTTCTTGGGCATCAAGGTTGTTTAGTATAAATTGGGGTTATATGTTTAGAGTTTATGCACCTTCAATCTTAATCAAAGTATTCTTTCTTGTTAAATCTTTTGTTGTATATTGAAGAAGGCCTGATTTCCAACAAGGTTATTGTACAAAGCAATCTTAGTATACAAGACCTAGCAAATAATCTAGGCGGTCGATTTGCAAGATTAATGATTAGAATTAAGTGGCCCTCAAATAAAAAATTCACGTAACTAAAATATGGGAAACTGTTGATACAcattatgtggacgcgactcggctcggttcgactcggctcggttcgacttggtTTCGACTCGGTTACGTCCGGCTccagcccgacgtcacgacattcctccgtcgtgcgccccagagttcgacacgtgAAGCACGGAGCACCGCAAGTctaacatcaccatgacatcatcatagtgatgtcatgatgatgtcatgaccCTTGTCTACATATAAGTTTCTAAAGAAACTGAAAATGTCAACGTGCATGTCATGATCTTATTATTTGGGCCGAAATCTTTACATCATGGGCCGAAACTTTGTTGGGCTTTGACTTCCTTTCAATTTGGGCTAAATACAAGTGACGAAACAGAAGATTGGATTTGAAATGGTTgtcgacgaaacacttctgtttcgtcgactttgTGTGTTTCGCCGAGAGTTAGTTGTGTTTCGTTAAGTCTGTGTCtctgttttagtataaataggtctctcagtttctgtgtgaaactcgGACGAGATATGAGAGACCTGTGAGACTTAGTGAAactctgtaaacattgtttgtacatgtttcgggttgtactcatccctaatcaatagatattgaatcttttggttacgtgTTCTTATTTTAccctttgtttggtttgcaccgtcacggggattccgcacccgttaccgtgttcttgataaacaaggataggtttacgttatcgatccaccggaaaaacgggacctacaagtggtatcagagctttggctctaatccttgtttaaaaccaaacaagtttCGGTTTTTATCGAGTTGTTCTTGAAAAACCCATATATTTTCTGAAAAAAAATAGCTAAAATCAGTGAAAACCTTGTTATTTTGCCAAAATTTTTATCGAAAACCTTGTTAAAGTGATTGTTCTTGTGATACACCGGGTTTTTAGTAAAAGTTTTGTTCATTTTCGGGTTTCGGAAAATTATACGGTGACCGGAAAATTCAAATCTTCATCGTGTTCTTCAGtacattcaaagtgttcttcattaAAACTACTTTTAGATCTTTGAAATATCATTTGATAAGTTGTTTGTGTGTTGGGAAGTGATATCAGATTAAAATATTTACACCTTACTTGTTTGGTGAAAAGCAGGATGTCCTTAGCcgaaagtagttatgtgttgtgTCAGTAAAAGATTGTTTGAAAAAGTCTTCACCAACCCAGTTACCTTTTTGGCGAAACAGATTTTCAATGAAACATAATTTCTCTCGTCAAACATTATTGACGAAACACAAAGTGTATTTGGGCCCCTGTT is from Helianthus annuus cultivar XRQ/B chromosome 9, HanXRQr2.0-SUNRISE, whole genome shotgun sequence and encodes:
- the LOC110877400 gene encoding disease resistance protein RUN1: MASSSSSTVMASPDAIASNYDVFLSFRGEDTRHSFTDHLYDRLKRAGICTFRDEEEISRGEELKPEIEKAIKASRASIVVLSENYATSTWCLEELVLILEQRRVFSHFVLPIFYHVNPRDVRKQKGSFAVEQDRWKTALREVANLSGFTLSGPETRTLKEIVDTIYNWLDKKEVHLPLNLTGMSSRYKEISSWLDQCDLEFLAIYGMGGSGKTTLAKYIYNLHQKNFEYVSFVEDIGSRCKTYNDLLELQKQLHKDIVGAKKRKIPGISRGMCMIEEVLQMNKTLIVLDDIVERSQLVSLLGTGKINSQSKIIITTRENIDNWFDFPYWRFQKYEMKLLNYDESMELFCRHALPSEIHHEGYDQVVKYCEGNPLALEVLGSSTFKYNADMIMPSQLRLLEIDMDSRIQSVLMRSYLSLSNNTVKELFLHIACFFIGIDIDYAVKILEPDYAARSGIETLLEKCLLSVSPKKKLMMHRLLQEMAKSIVRQESPKFPTKRSRVWLSSDSYKILSKGKGSETIEGLILDMKMLQKEDFAFKSSELRTDALKNMEILKLLLLNFAELSGSYEYVSENLRWLCWHGFHLRTIPFDLYIGNLVAIDMSYSNLEVFEPPTVLQSLQILNLKDSHNLAEISNFFNVPCLETLVLWNCYSLVNVCKSIGDLTSLTSLNMTGCKNLFNREQINLLETSSGGVVKKQPTFSLPFSLHQLFLKDCSLECTHSFPLSFNVQPYLQYLNLCNSLLESLPCYNHLENLRVLDLSFCSRLKCLLCFPSTLAELYIYYCESLEKITFQSHRFPLQELGYEGCVNLYEIEDYVKLVPLAKLDETDLGHMRWLKEYQNYQVCLVGDDELTVGRSWHIQMLYEFNIMSTSLPNINDPRMTPKYMSESSSLSFDVPSCPKNKRLKGINVTFKYSVSGVDWAWFCKVSTTNGVVDLMYSPKVFGKPEFGEVGIWLSYWPIGNTLDYGNTVHVSIVVISGLEVHECGVSLVYSDKETMENNMGGVEILRGDLPGFQLSTGAYYLCRQDFFELMEVGRLTRDWFRVLVGDNIDYTEVRGWRKNGRLKQMNPSFKELKTVSCIIHGPQWGILLILDGLCFSPSLEAIYAL